The Arcobacter roscoffensis genome segment TTTGCAGACATGAAAACATCATAAGGTGCATTGTTTTTAATCTGCGCTGTTAATTTACCACTACTTCCTAAAGTAATATTTACTTTAGTATTAGGATTTGTTTTTATAAACTCTTTTTTTAACTCTTTGATTGCATAAGATACATTTGCAGCAAGGGCTATATTTAAGGTATTTGCATATAAACCACATGAAAGTAAAGCAATACTTGCTAGAATCTTTTTCATTTATTTACCCACCATAATATCATTTGATTTTATATAGGCATATACAGCTTTCCCTACTTCAAGCCTCAGGTTCTTAACAGCCCCTGTTGTAATAATAGATGTAATAGTCTCATTTTCACTAATATCAATAGTAACTTCACTATTTGTAGAGTTTTTTGTGATATCTTTGATAATACCTTTTATTTTATTTCTGGCACTTATTGCTATATCACTACTTGTAGATAAAAGTATATTATTTGAGTTAAAAATAGCTATTACTTCGTCATCTTTTTTTATATCTAAAGACTGTAGGGCATCATATGTAATATTTGCAAAAAGTTCATGGTCACTTTTAGGGACTATTATTATATTTGCATTTACTTCATTTGATACTATTTTATCAACTCTTCCTATTATTTGATTTCTCGCACTTATTTGCATTGCTAGTCTTCCTATTGTTTTAAATGTTCCTGTATCTATGTTTGTTAGTTCATTTAACTTTTCCATAAATCTTTTTTGTTCTTCTTTTAAAAGTAAGTAAGTATTGATAATACTTTCCCCATATGAAGTAAGAGCAGTTCCTCCACCACCTTTTCCTCCTGTCTCTTTTGATACAAGAGCTTTAGCTGATAAGTTATTCATACTATCTATTGCATCCCATGCTGTTTTATAACTCATAGGAACAGCTTTTGCAGCTTTTGATATTGAACCATGTTCTTTAATAGCAAGTAGTAAATCTATTCTTTTTTCTAATAAAAAAGGCTGGTCAAATAACTCTAAAGTTAAGTTTGATGATATATTCACTTTATTCCTTATATACTTAATTATATAGCGTTTGTAAAATATTAGCGTTGTATACCTTAGTATACAATGAAAGCTTTTTACTCCTATACGGTGTTTGTTAAATAGTAAGTAGAGTTTAGTACTTTACAAAGACTGTTTTTGCATTGATATATGCTATAAAAGCTCTGTTTTGTACTTATGTGTAAAAGTTTATCTTACAAAATGAAAGATTTTTTATGATTTAAACAAATTTTTTTATTCCTATACGCTAAATGTAAAATTGTAAGTAGGGTATAAAGTAATACATCTATAAAAACTTTAATATATTTTTATTTTCTAAAATGAATAAAATTTCATTTTCACTTCACTTATAGTTCATTTAGCTCTTATATCATTACAGCAACAAAACAAAAAAGGATTACAAATGATGAATAAGAAAATGTTAGTTAGTTTAGGATTAGTAACTTTAATACCACTTGCTATTTTTGCAAGTAGTGATAGATATGATTTTGATGATAAAAGAAATTCTAATTATCTAAAAGAAAAAGGTATAAATTTTATTTTTGAGGGAAGATTAGATGAAAAACCAATGAATAGTCTAAATGGTAAATGGATAATTTCAGGTAAAACTGTTATTGTTGATGATTCTACTATAATTAAACAAGAGAAAAAAGTATTTAGAACTGGTGATGAAATTGAGATTTCAGGTATAAGATCAAATGGAAGTATAAAAGCAATTACTTTAAAACAAGATGATTAATAGCTGTTTGTATAAGATTTTATAGTATATATAAATAAACAAATGTAAAAGATATGTATATATTGTTAACTAATTTATTTTTAGGCAATATATACATATTTGTAAGAAAGAGGATAAATGAAAATTTTATTAGTTGAAGACAATCCAAATATATATGATTTTTTAAAAAAAGCATTAGAGCAAGATTTTTATGCCGTTGATATAGCAACAGATGGAAAAGAGGGTTTTTACTTAGCTACAGTGAATAAATATGATTTAATTATCCTAGATGTTATGCTTCCATTTATGAGTGGATTTGAATTATGTAAACAGTTAAGAGAGTATAAAATTGATACACCTATACTTATGCTAACAGCAAAAGATGACAGTGAAGATATAGTAAATGGTCTTGATAGTGGGGCTGATGACTATTTGACGAAACCTTTTATTTTAAAAGAATTACAAGCTAGAATAAGAGCAATGCTTAGAAGAAAAACTTCTAATACAAGTGTTTTAAAATATAAGGATTTACAACTAGATACTATAAAAAAGTCTGTGTATAGAAATAAAACAAAGATAGATTTAACTGCTAAAGAGTTTTCCATATTAGAGTTGTTAGTTCGAAATGAAAACAAAGTTGTAAGTGATTCTATGATAATCGAGCATGTGTGGGATATGAACTATTCAAATGCTTCTAATTTAGTAAAAGTTTATATTTACAGACTAAGAAATAAAATAGACAAAAGCTTTGAGGAAGCCTATATACATAATATAAAAAATACAGGATATACATTAAAATGAAATCTATAAAATTTAAACTATTTACAGCATTTAGTCTTGCACTATTTTTGATACTGTTTTTCTTATCAATTTTTTCTATACATTTTTTTACACAAAATCAAGAAAATGAAGCCATAAGCAAAGTAGAGAAAAATTTAATTATTGTTAATCAAACTTTAGCTTCAAATAAAAGATTGGATTTACTCTATTCTCAGTTAGACTTAAAAGAGCAATTTCTTTTTATCTTTAAAGACAATAAGTTAGTATTTACAAATGAGTCTGAACATGAAACAAAAGAGATATTAGAAGAGTTAAGACAAATAAACTTTTCATCTTCAAACTTCATAAAAGTTGATGATTTTGTAGTTTCTAAAAATAAATACAATGAGTTTAGTGTTTATATGGGTATTGAAGATGATTATATTGAAGAAAGAAACGAAGCTATTATAAGTAGTATAATTACAATGAACAGTATTATCTTTGTGGTATTTATAGCTTTTATATATTTTATTATAAATAAAACTATTAGACCTTTAAAAGATATTTTAAATGATGTAAAAAATCTTCAAAAAGGAAATGATTTATCTAAAAGACTTAAATCAAATAATACAAAAGATGAATTTGAGCAGTTAACAAACTCTTTTAATGAAATGCTTGAAAATATAGAAAAGAGTGTGGAGAATATAAAACAGTTTTCTTCAGATGCTTCTCATGAGCTTAAAACGCCTCTTACTATTATTCAAGGAGAAATTGAGCTTGCAAAAAGTAAAGATCTAAAACAAGATGAATTTTATGAAGTTTTAAACAAGTTAGATATAGAACAAAAAAAGCTACAAGACATAATAAGAAACTTTTTACTTTTAGCAAGATTGGATAAAGAGGCTATTAAAAAAGAGAAGTGCTTTTTAGATACTTTAGTTTTTGAGTGTATTGAAACAAATTTAGATATCTTAGAGAAAAAAGGCTTAGAGCTAAAACTTGATATACAAGAAGCCTTAGAAGTAAACTCTAGTAAGAAGTATTTATCTATTGTAATAAACAATCTTTTATCAAATGCTATTAAATACACAAATGAAGGCTCTATTAGTATTAAAGCAAATAAAAATGAGCATTTTACTTTTTTTGAAATAAGCGATACAGGAATAGGTATGGATAAAAAAGATACTTCTATGATTTTTGAAAGATTTTATAGAGTAGATAAAGCAAGAAGTGATTTCAAAGATGGAATAGGTATTGGTTTATCAATTGTAAAAAGAGTTTGTGAGAGATTTAATATTTCCATAAAAGTTGAAAGTAAACTTGAAAAAGGAAGTAAATTTTCACTTAGATTTACTAATTTTCATTAAAGATTTTTTTGATATAGTTAGGCATTTTAAATAAGGAATACAAATGGCTATTAAAAAAGATCAATTAGTAACTATGACATTTGAATTAAAAGTAGATGATAGAATAATAGAAAGTAATATGGGTGAGAAGCCAATGACATTTGCTTTTGGTTCAGGACAATTATTAGCAGGTTTTGAAGAATTAATTGAAGATATAAATGAAGGTGAAACAAGAACTGTTACTGTAAAAAGTGATAAAGCTTATGGCCCTTATGATGAAACTTTAAATGAAAAAGTTCCAGCAGGTGAATTTGAAGGTATTGATTTACAAATAGGTATGATTTTAGAAGGTGAAGCTCAAGATGGCTCAGTTTTAAAAGCAACTGTTACAGATGTTACAAAAGATGAGGTAACTGTGGATTATAATCATCCCTTAGCAGGAAAAGATTTAACATTTAAAGTATTTATTGAAAAAATCGTTTAATTAACTCATATAAAAATCTTATAAGGTAGATAGTGTTTTAAATACTATTCATACCTTATTTATTCTTTTTTACTCTACACTAAACTTAAAAATCTTATGTTATAATTGCGCTTATATAAAAAGATAAGGTATTTAAATAATGGAAATGTCGAAAGATAAGACACAAAAATTTGTAGTAAAGTTCTTCCCAGAAATTATGGTAAAAGGAACAAAAGCAAAAAGACAAATGGTTGGACAGCTTTATAATAACCTACAAACGGTACTTCATAAAATAGATGAAAAAATCACAGTAAAAAAATTTTCAGACAAAATGGAAATAACTTGTGTAAATGAACTTATAGAACAAGTAAGACAAAGACTTAAAGATACTCCTGGTGTTGAGTTGATTTTAGAAGTATTACAATTTGAAAATGTGACTACAATTGATGAAATAAAAATAAAAGCAAATGAGTTAATGTCTCATGAAATTAAAGATAAAACTTTTGTTGTAAGAGTTAAAAGAAGTGGAACACATGAATTTAAATCAACAGATATAGAACAAACTGTTGGTGGATATATGTTAGCTCATAATGAAACAAAAGGTGTAGATTTAAGAAATGCTGAGGTAACTATAAATATTGAGCTTGTAAATAATCAGTTAAATATAGTAACTAAAAAATATAGAGGTTTATCAGGTTTCCCTATTGGTAGCCAAAATTCTATTTTATCTTTAATGTCAGGTGGTTTTGACTCAACTGTTGCTTCATACCTTACGATGAAAAGAGGAATTAAAACTCACTTTATTTTCTTTAATCTTGGTGGAATTGCTCATGAGATTGGAGTTAAACAAGTAGCATATTATTTATGGAATAAATTTGGTTCTTCTCATAGAGTTACTTTTACTTCTGTTCCTTTTGATGATGTTGTAACTGAAATTTTTAAGTCAACTAGTGAGCCTTATATGGGTGTTACACTAAAAAGACTTATGGTTATGGCTGCTGAAAAAATAGCTGATGAAATGAAGATCGATGCTTTACTTACAGGTGAGAGTGTGGCACAGGTTTCAAGTCAAACTTTAAGAAACCTAGCTTTAATTGATAAAGTTTCAAATAAGCTAATTTTAAGACCCTTATCTACTATGAATAAACCTGATATTATAGAAATATCTACAAAAATAGGTACTACAAGATTTGCTGAGAGTATGCCTGAGTATTGTGGTGTTATTTCAAAAAGTCCAGTAACACATGGTTCATTTGACAGAATGGAAAAAGAAGCTAGAGCTTTTAATTATGAAGTTTTAGATAAAGCTGTAGAAGATGCTGTTGTAGTAAATGTTGATGAGATAGATGATGATGTAAATGAAATAGGTCAAATTGATGTTGTTTCAGATTTATCAACTGGAAATTACACTGTAATTGATATTAGACAAAGCGATGATTGCATTGAGACTAGTGTTGAGACGTTAAAAATACCATTTTATAAATTAAAATCACAATTTAGAAAACTACCTCAAGATAAAGAGTACTTATTTTATTGTGACAAAGGAATTTTAAGTCAATTACATGCACAGTTTTTAAGAGATGCAGAGGGTTTAAATAACATAAAAGTTTACAGACCTGAGAAAAACAACTAATAAAACAAAAGAGTTTAATACTCTTTTTGTTTAAATAATCTGTCTTTAAGCCTTAAAATAGGCAATCTAATAAGAAATAAAGCAAATAAAAACTAAAATTTAGTATATATAAAAAAAGGTGAAAAATGACAAGTTTATCTGCAGTTGAGAACTGGCTAAAAGAGCACTCAATTGAGAATTATACAATTTCAGATGATTTATATATTACTGTTCATGGTAGTGTGAATTTAAATGAAAAAATTAGAGAAAAAAGACTTCCTGTAAAATTTAAATTAGTAAATGGTTATTTTGATATAAGTAATAACCATTTAGAAGCTCTTGATGGTTGTCCTGAAAAAGTTGGAAAAGACTTTAATTGTTCTAAAAACAATTTAGAGTCACTACTTGGTGCTCCTGTAAAAGTAGGAGACTTTGACTGTTCTTATAATAAATTAGTTAACCTTTCTTATTGTCCAAAAGAAGTTATAGGTTTTTTTAATTGTTCAAACAATCAACTAACATCTGTAAAAGGAAGTCCAAGAACAATAAAGGGCTATTTTAGATGTGAACACAATAAAATAGAATCCCTAAAAGGTGGACCTAAATATATTGATGCATATTTTGATTGTTCTCATAACTATATCAAAGATTTACATGGTGGACCAATTACAGTTGTTCAAGACTATATTTGTAATGGAAATCTTTTAAAAAGTTTAGATGGTATTGCTGATACTATTGGTTGGGATGTAAGAACTGATGTTAGATTAAATAAACTTGCAAATAGTTATAATGAAGAAGAGAAGTTTTGGAAATATAAGGGAAAAGATGTAGTTTCACATGTATATAAACCCTTAGTTGCTTTATGTAATAAAGAAGATATAAGCAGATGGCTTGCTAAACATGATATAAAAAGTTTTGAAATATTACCAAACAATTCAGTAAATGTAAAAGGTAGTGTAAAACTATCTGATAAACTAGCAAACCTTTCAAAACTTCCACTTAGTTTTAACGAAGTGGAAGGGGATTTTGATATTAGTAATAATGAACTTATCTCTCTTGAAGGTTGTCCTAAGGTTGTTCATGGAGACTTTCTAGCTTTTAAAAATGAATTAGCTTCTTTAAAAGGTGGACCTAAAGAAGTTACAGGTAGTTTCATAATTCTTAAAAACAATATAAGCTCACTTAAGTTTTCCCCATCTATTGTAAAAGAAGACTATATTTGCTCTCATAATCCTTTGAAAGACTTAGATGGAATCAATACAGTTGAGGGATCGATATTTACAGGTGTTTTTATTCCACATGTAAAAGCCCAAAAATATGTTTATAATTCAGTTACTACATATAAATATGCAGGTGAGGGTATTACAGAATACTTAGATAAGGTCTATGTAACTTTAACAGAAGAAGAAAAAGTTTATGAAAGAACAAAAGCAAATCTAAAAAGTGCTATTACAAGACTAATTGAAAGTGACAGTTTAAAAAAAGAGATGATAAACGACACTTTAATAAGAAATCTAGAAAAGTATCATTTAGATGATTTAAAACATAAAGTCTTACTTATTAAAAATCCAAAGCCAAGAACTAAAGAAGAACTAACAGAAAGTGATGTTTTAAAAATGGCATTTGAAGTGGAATTATAGATTTAAGCAATCTTAATTTCATCTTCTGATCTACCTATGTAATAGCCTTGTGAATAATCAATTCCCATTGATTTCACATAATCAAAAAGTTCTTTACTTTCCACATACTCAGCAATTGTTTTAATATTTAAATTATCACATAAGAATTTAAGTGTTCCTATTAAAAGTTGTCTTTTGGAATTTTTATCTAAACCTATTATTAAAGATCCATCAATTTTAAGAAAATCAATATAATCACTTAGTTTTACTATGTACTCATAATTTGAATATCCGCTTCCAAAATCATCGATTGCTATTTGACATCCATACTCTTTAGCTTTTTTTATGAAAAAGAAAAAGTTTTCATAATTATCAATAGCTTCTGTTTCAACTATTTCTAATACTAATCTATCTTTTATATCATACTCTTTAATTTTATTAAAAAGATGTTTTCTAATTTTTTTATCAGAAATATCTTCGATACTTAAGTTTATTGAAAACTGTATATCTTTTTTATCTTTAAAATACTCAAAAGATTTATCAATTACTATCATTGTTAGCTTTTTATATTTTTTTGTTTCCTTTGCAATATCTAAAAATTCACCTGGAAAGATTAGTTTATCATCAATTTTAAGTCTTATTAGTGTTTCATATTTATCAATACAGTTTTTATTATTGTTATAAATAGCTTGAAATTGCACTATTACATTATCATTTTCTATTGCTTTTTTTATTTTATTTACCATCAAGATATTTTCTTGATTAATTTGAATATTTTTCTTTTCTGTATTATCATAAATATTAATATCTACTTTTTCTTTTAAGGCATCACTTAAAGCAATCTCAGCTTCCTTTAGCTCTTCTATGCTGTTATTTAACTTTTCTGTATTACTTACAGCTATTGTACTATTTACTAAGACTTCAAAATTTCCATTTATAACTTGAAAAGATTCATTTTCTAATCTATAATGTATGTTATCCAAAGAGCTTAATAGCTTTGATTTTGTTTTAAAATGATATTTAAATGCAAAAGTTGCTTTTGATATTTTGTATAGTTTTGAAAATGAATTTTTATACTCGAATTGTTTTAAAAATAAGGCTGATTCTTTTATTAGCTCTTCTGCTATTTTGAAACCGTAAGCATCTTGAACTTTATCATAATTATCTATATGAATAAGTATAATAATAGAATCTTCAAATTTTTTTCTATTTAAATCATGAAATAAGCAAGCTCTATTTGGAAGTTGCGTAATTGGATCTGTAATAGCTTGTGTGTGTATCTTACCTTTTAGTTTTTCAGGAATACTTGCAAAATAAAAAATTAATGGTAAAAGAATAAATGATATAGCTATTAATATAGCGTAAATAGAGTATTCATTCTCTTTTTGTTCATTTAATAAAGCAGTAAATTTTGATTTTAGGATTAATTTTAATCCTTGTCCTGTATTTAGGTTTGATATTTTTTTACTATAATAATCATTATTTTTCATCTCTAAATTTGAAATAATCTCTTTTGCATTTTCTAGACCAAATTCATCATTTAATAAATAAGTTTTAAAGCTATTTGACAAAATACCTTTTTTATCATCAGGATGCAGGATAAACCTTTGTTTATTATCTATAAGATAAATATCATATAAAGTACTTTTTCTGATAGTGTTAAATAAAGTTTCTAAATTGATACTAAATACAACAAAGCCATTTTTCTTATCATCTTTATCATATACAGGTGTTGCTAGTCTAAGTAAAGATACCTTTGGTAAAACTTCTTTTCCAAACTCTCTTCGTAAATCAATCTTTGAGATACCTACATTATCTTTTGTAAGATTTATAAATCTATGAAAGTAATATCTATTTGCTTTATTTTGTAATAAGTTATTAGGAGTAATTATTGATGGATTATTTCTTAAGTTGTAATCTCTTCTGATTTTTACTTTTTCATAGCCATCTTTATCAATATATCTTAATTGAAAACTATTTTCAAAGGAGTTATTTAGTGTTAGAAAGGTTTCTTTAACAGTCTCTTCATTTTTATTTGAAGTTATATATTCTATTAAATTTTTGTTTTTTGACAAAGATATTAAAGCATTTTCATATTTTTCAAAATACTCATGTATTAGTTCTTCATGTGTCTTGAACTTTTCTTCTATTTTTAAAGATGAAATTGTTTTAATATTAGTTTTATCTTTAATCTCAGAAAAATATCCAATTATAAACAATGAAAACATCACACCTATCATATATAATATGATATATGTAGTTCTATAGTTGATTTTTTGCATTTAGATCCTAAATATTTGTATTTACGAAGTATACAAATAAATAGTATCAAAATAATATCATATTCACATGAAAAAAATTTTATAATGATAAAGGCAATTCTATTGTGAAAACAGCTCCTTCAAATTTTTCATTATTATACTCATATCTGCTATTTTTTACTTTTACTTTTCCACACATTGAATCATGGATGATTTTATACACAATATTTAAACCTAAGCCAACTCCATGTGATTTATGTTTTGTTGTAAAATAAGGTTCAAAAACTTTATTTACAAACTCTGTTTTAATACCACCTGCATTATCTTTTATAAGTATTTCAATTCTATTATTTTCAAGTTTTTTTGTTTCAATAAAAATATACTTAGGAGTGTTTAGTTTTCCTAGCGCATCATTTGAATTTCTTACTATATTTACTATTGCTTGAAATAAGCTATTTGGTAAGTTTTCTAAGACTATATCATCATCTAAATTCATGATTACATCAATATTATTTTTTGATAAGATGTAATCTTCACATTCAATACATTTTCTTATAGTTTCACTTAAGTTAAAGTTTATAAGTTTTTCTTTGTTTGTATAATCTCTAAATGATTCAATAGTATTTGATAGATCTTGTGTAGTTTTCATTATCATATCAATATTTTTTTTCATATCTTCTTTTTTCATAAGACCTAAATCAATATTTAAATGCATCCCAGAAGCACATGTTGATATAACTGATAGAGGCTGTCTCCATTGGTGGGCAATATTTCCTATCATCTCTCCTAGTGCAGCCATTTTACTTTGTTCAATTAGCTCAAGTTGTTGTTTTTCAATTCTTTCTTTTAATTGTATCTCTTTTTGTAAAACTTGATATAAGTCATCATTTACAGCTTGTAGTTGTTTGTTTTTTATAATTACTTCTATATAAAGTTTTAGTTTATTGATAAATTGATGATTGTCTATAGGTTTTGTTAGGTAGTCAATAGCACCAATCTCAAAACCTTTTTGCTTGAATTCTTCTTCTTTAAATGCTGCTGTTAAAAATATAATAGGAATGTTTTGTGTTTTAGGATTTGATTTTAGATATTTTGCTGTATCAAAACCATCAAGTCCTGGCATTTGTATATCTAAAATAATAATATCAACATTAGTTTTATATGTGACTTTTAGTGCATCTTCTCCGCTAGAAGCTAGTAATAGGTTTATATTTTCTAGATATTCATCTATTAAATATTGTAAGGATACTCTATTTGCTTCTACATCATCAACTACTAATACTGTTATATCTTCTTTCATATTTTCCTCTTATATATTTTATTTTTTTCATCAATTGTTACATAGTTTAAATTATTGTTTAAAGATTCACTCTCACCTAAAACTAAAAAGCCATAAGAGTCAAGAGAGTCTTTAAATAAATCAAAAATTCTGTTTTTCAAATCTTTATCAAAATAGATTAAGACATTTCTACAAAAAATTAATTGAAACTCGTTAAGTTTTGAATCAAGGGCTAAATTGTGTTTAAAAAACAAAATTTTATCTTTGATACTTTCATCTATTTCTACAAAATCATCATGACTTATAAAGTACTTACTAAAGCTTTGATTGCCACCTGCTTGGTAATAGTGCTTTAAAAATCTTTCATAACTCTCTTTTGAATAAAGTCCATTCTTTGCATTTTCTAAAATCACATCATTTAAATCAGTTGCATAAATCAAACTTCTATCAAGTAATCCTAATTCTTTTAAGAAAATTGCAATAGAGTAGGGTTCTTCACCACTACTGCAACCTGCACACCAGATTTTTATATCTAAATAACTATCAAGTTTTGGAAGGATTTCTTCTTTTAATAATTTGAATACTTTAGGGTTTCTATAAAAAGTGGTAATATTAACAGAAATATTTAAAAATAAATCTTTAAATACACTTTTATTATTTAAAACTATTTCTTGAAACTCTTTAAAGTTTTTAGGTTTTAAATTTGAATAAAAAAGATGTATTCTTCTTTTTATATGATTTTCATTGTATCCACTATAGTCATAGCCATATTTCTCATAAACTTTTTTTAAAAATATTTTTATATCTTTTTTATCAAAAAAATCATCATCTATATTAAACTTAATATAATTAACAAGTTGTTCTAAATCTAAAACTTCATCATAAAGTTTAGTGGCAATTGCATTTTCAAGCATAGCTTTTGCTTCACACTCTTTTGGGTTTTCTATTAAAACTGTTGAGCCATTTTTACTCAAAGATTCTAAACTATCACTACCATCAGCCCCATATCCACAAACTAAAACAGCAAGTAGGGTGTTTTTATATTCATTTGATAATGACTCAAAACTAGTACTAATAGATGGTCTTGAAAAGTTTCGTTTTTCTTCATCTGTTAAGAAAATAAAATTACCAGCAACTATCATATGTTTGCCAGCTGGGGCACAATAAATTGTATTTGACTCAACTTTCATATCAGATTTTGCTTCTACTACATTATAATCATTTGTATATTTTTGTAGTATCTCATTTAAATGAGTTTTCTTATCTGGTTTTTGATGCATGATAATAAAAATTGAAACTTGCGATTTTGGTAAAGCTTTTATAATTTCTATAAATTTAGCCAAACTTCCAGCACTTCCACCGATTGCTATATATTGTAAATTTAATGTCTTGGGTTTGTCATTATATACATCTTTATATTTTAATGTAAAACCAAGATTCATTAAATATGTTTTTAGAGTTG includes the following:
- a CDS encoding CheR family methyltransferase; its protein translation is MNVVAQRHEDVLKIIVQKIKKEDIKTLINYFDSDSKKIELNFLNIQMIPKELIIELKKRVDKIDIFTNETTLKTYLMNLGFTLKYKDVYNDKPKTLNLQYIAIGGSAGSLAKFIEIIKALPKSQVSIFIIMHQKPDKKTHLNEILQKYTNDYNVVEAKSDMKVESNTIYCAPAGKHMIVAGNFIFLTDEEKRNFSRPSISTSFESLSNEYKNTLLAVLVCGYGADGSDSLESLSKNGSTVLIENPKECEAKAMLENAIATKLYDEVLDLEQLVNYIKFNIDDDFFDKKDIKIFLKKVYEKYGYDYSGYNENHIKRRIHLFYSNLKPKNFKEFQEIVLNNKSVFKDLFLNISVNITTFYRNPKVFKLLKEEILPKLDSYLDIKIWCAGCSSGEEPYSIAIFLKELGLLDRSLIYATDLNDVILENAKNGLYSKESYERFLKHYYQAGGNQSFSKYFISHDDFVEIDESIKDKILFFKHNLALDSKLNEFQLIFCRNVLIYFDKDLKNRIFDLFKDSLDSYGFLVLGESESLNNNLNYVTIDEKNKIYKRKI